A genomic stretch from Longimicrobiaceae bacterium includes:
- a CDS encoding SprT-like domain-containing protein → MEIARRAGGGFLRVVLTRNRRVMASVARGGAELRLNHAFASAPEAVIVAAAVLFSSRDRRVRNAARETVRRFITAIPAAGSSRHPRRRHVPAHDRPHLERLREEFTRANAEYFDDTLPSVPLYLSGQMRRRNGHFSPQPLEIVISRRLCVHGMPGEAELTLRHEMIHLWQHATGRPVDHGAEFRRMARRLDVHPRATRPVRWRDG, encoded by the coding sequence TTGGAGATCGCCCGCCGCGCGGGAGGCGGGTTCCTCCGCGTCGTGCTCACACGCAACCGCCGGGTGATGGCCTCCGTCGCGCGGGGCGGGGCGGAACTGCGCCTGAATCACGCGTTCGCCTCCGCCCCGGAGGCGGTGATCGTCGCCGCGGCCGTTCTCTTCTCCTCGCGCGACCGGCGCGTCCGCAACGCCGCGCGCGAGACGGTCCGGCGCTTCATCACCGCGATCCCTGCAGCCGGATCGAGCCGGCACCCGCGTCGCCGGCACGTCCCCGCGCACGACCGCCCGCACCTGGAGCGGCTGCGCGAGGAGTTCACGCGAGCCAACGCGGAATACTTCGACGATACGCTCCCCTCCGTCCCACTCTACTTGAGTGGGCAGATGCGACGGCGGAACGGCCACTTCTCCCCGCAGCCGCTGGAGATCGTCATCTCGCGCCGTCTCTGCGTCCACGGCATGCCTGGCGAGGCGGAGCTGACGCTGCGCCACGAGATGATCCACCTGTGGCAGCACGCCACGGGGCGCCCGGTCGATCATGGGGCGGAGTTCCGCCGCATGGCACGCCGCCTGGACGTGCATCCGCGCGCCACCCGGCCCGTTCGCTGGCGTGACGGCTGA